Part of the Pleurocapsa minor HA4230-MV1 genome, GTGTATTTTATCCTCGAAGGATGGGTGAAAATTCGTACTTATAATCTTGATGGCAAAGAAGTTACCCTCAATATTTTAGGTAGAGGAGAAATATTTGGTGAAATGGCAGCAATGGATAAAATGCCTCGTTCTACTGATGCGATCGCTCTAACCAAAACGTTGATTGGTAGAATCCCCGCCGAAGACTTTGTTAACTTAATTAACACTGAGCCGATGGCAGGAGTCCAATTAGTTCAGCTCATGGCAAAGCGCCTGCGCCAAGTAAATCGACGGTTGCAACTACGAGAGGCTAGCAGTATCTCTAGAGTTGCTGATGCTATCTTATTTCTGGTCGAAGGACAAGGAACTGAAGGAGATAAAGGTACAGAAATCCCCAATTTACCTCACCGTGAAATAAGTAGCCTCAGCGGATTAGCCAGAGAAACTGTAACCAGGGTTTTAACTAAGCTAGAAAAAAAAGGATTAATTGAAAGGAATGCTGATTCAATGCGTATTCCTGACTTACCAGCGTTAGAAGACACTATCTGTTAGTATATTCAAACCTCTAATATTTCTTTGGTTTAGCCAATCAAATTTCTATGTCCAGAGAAGACTATCAAGATTCATTGTCTGACGTAACAAACCAGGTTGATGAAGACGAAATTAACTGGGTCGATCAAGAGGATTCTGAAGTGGCTCATACCGATCCAGTTTTCTCTCGAACCAAAGTTAGTAAACAGACTACAGTTACTACTAATACAGTGGTGATGGTCGAAACTGCTTTTCTCGCTAGTACAGCTAGTTTGATTTGGCTAATAAATTTCTACTTTCCCGTAGGGCCATTTCTCAAAATTTTCTTTCCCATTCCCATCGCCTTGATTTATTTAAGGCGAGGTAATCGTGCTTCTTGGATGGCAGCGATCGTCTCTTCTTTACTGCTGTTAGTTTTAATGGGGCCTATTCGTAGTCTGTTTTTTTTGATGCCCTATGGGTTGATGGGGGTAATATTAGGAACATGTTGGCAGCGTCGCTTTAGTTGGCTATTCTCCATTGCCTCAGGTGCTGTTATTGGTTCACTAGGGTTGTTTTTTCGGTTTTGGCTCAACTCTATTTTAATCGGAGAAAATCTCTGGGTATATGTAATTACTCAAACTACTAATTTCCTAGATTGGGTATTTTTTCAATTAGGAATTTTGGCACAACCAAATTTTGCTTTAATTCAAACATTAGTGATTATCTCAGTTTTAATTCAGAATCTAGTTTATTTGTTCGCTGTCCACTTAGTTGCATTAATGTTGCTAGATCGCTTGGATAATCCCATTCCTCGTCCACCTGAATGGGTTAGAGTGTTGCTAGATTACTAACACTTTCAAAACAATAATTTCTCGTCACATCCTAAAAAGTTCCTTGATTAAATGCTTCAGTCAGGCAAAAAAATCGTTAAAATATAAGCCTAAACTACAATTAAACTAGTTGTTAGCTTTAAAATTATGATGACCACAGCTATTTTTCATTTAGCTATTCCCATCAGTAATGTGACTCAAGCTAAAGAATTTTATGCCGACAGTTTAGGTTGTGCAGTTGGTCGTGAAAACAAATCAGCGGTGATTTTTAATTTTTACGGAACTCAATTAGTTGGTCATGTTACCCAAGAACTACTGAGCAGACAGTCGGGAATTTATCCCAGACATTTAGGTTTAATTTTACCGACCAAATTAGCTTGGCAACAACTAGGCGATCGCGCTCAAGCAAAAAATGTCACTTTTTATCATCCACCAAAGTTGCGTTTTCCCAATCAGCCATTAGAGCATTACTGCTTTTTTCTCGAAGATCCATTTTATAACTTGCTGGAATTCAAGTATTATACTCAGCCAGAAGTAATTTTTGGTGGCAGACAATCAAGCTTAATCGGCGACACGGCGGTAACTAACTAAAGGATCAAAGCTCTAAGCTTTTTGATCGAACAGTAATATATTATATTTACCCTACTAGCATAATAATAAATAAGAGAAAAAATACGCTGATCACCCCCAAGAAAAAACTACTAATAAACAGAAGATGCTGGTGATTTTTGATCTGGCGCTGGATGAATCTAGGGCCATAAAGAGTGAAACCTAAATTTTGGTGGAGCGATCGCGAAGGGGAGTCTAATCGCCTTTTTCTTAATTTCTGGTTAATTTCATGTTGAACCTGAGAATATTGATTAGTCAAGCTCACAATCGTGTTTTCTTGCAATTTAATTGTTTTCTGTAATTGCAACAGCTCTGAACTGAAGTTAGATAGAGTGTGGTTCATCTGCAAAGTTTGAGGAGTTTCTACAGGATAACCAAAATCATGAGGTATGATGGCAGTTGCGCCGACTTCTCTAGTTATTTCTAACTCTCTGGCGCTCGCTTGAGTAAGGTTATGTAGAGTGCCATCCCAGTTACCAAATATAGGGCCAATTTGAAAGAAGCCTTTTTCTGCTAAACGAATAATATTAGCCAGATCTTTAACACTAGTATTTTTGAGAATATAGCCTCTGGAGCCTGCTTTTAAAGCGCGTTCTAACTGCTTTTGATCATCTTGGCTAGTCAATAATAAAATCTTACTCTGGGGGAAACGGCTGACTATTCTCTCCGTTGCTTGTATCCCATCGATCTCCCCTGGCATATTAATATCCATCAGAATAATATCTGGCTGATGTTCTTCTACCTGGGAGATCGCTCTTTTGCCATTATCGGCTAAACCAACCACCTTAATATCTGGTTCACTAGATAAATTGATTTTTAAAAATTCTCTAATACTATTTAGGTCATCAACTATTAACACTGTAGTCATCGCAATAAAAATAATAAATAGATCGATAAAACTAAATTAAATTAGTTTTATTTAAAAATAAAATCCAAAAGATTAATCTGAAAAAGGATATAGACAGTCGATTCTGGGAACTAAGCGGTTGTTAAATACACTATTTATAACTATTTATTTTGCTTGTTTTTTACTTAATTACTGTTTTCTTTAGATATATAATACTATCTAATTGCTGTAGATATTACGCAAGAGTTTTTTATGGCATATTTATGACATATCTTACTATCTTTCAGGCTAATTTGATAGTTAAAAAAAGAAGATCAACAGAGGCGTAATCAATAATATTTCTGATCCTTTAAAGATAATTATTACTTCTCAACGAGTTTAGATTTCAGTCTTACTTTCTTCCTGATTTTCATCGAACTACTGTAACGTTCCTAAATTAATTATCAATTATTATCTTTTTTTCATCGTTTGAGGAAAAATTTTTGCCAGATTAATTTGCATTTTAATCTTAATTAAACTACAATTCATTTGTAAATGGTCTGCAAATGAATGGAAAAGTAAATATCTTATGACACTAGAGCAGTTAAGAATTTTTTTGGCTGTAGTAGAACATTTACACTTTACTCGTGCTGCCAATGCCCTTTATATTACTCAGCCTGCTGTTAGTGCTGCAATTCAAAATTTAGAAGGAGAGTACGGGGTCAAATTGTTTCACCGAATTGGTCGTCATATTGAAATTACTGAAGCTGGAAAGCTTTTAGAAATAGAAGCACAGATAATCTTAGACAGAGTAACAATAACTCAACGAGGATTAAAAGAGTTAAATGATTTGCAAAAAGGAGAGTTGAAATTAGGAGCAAGTTTTACCATTGGCAACTACTGGCTACCTGAGAAAATTAGCAAGTTTAAACAGATATATCCCAATCTTTCAATTAACTGTACTTTGGCTAATGCTGACAAAATTAGTACAGGAACAGTAACAGGACTTTATGATTTAGGATTATTAGCTGGAGAAATTAAACCATCACTACAAAACAATCTCGAACAAAAAATAGTAGGTAGCGATCGCTTACAAATTGTAGTGGGAAAATCTCACCCTTGGTATGAGCGTCAAACAATTAATGTCCAAGAATTAACCACAACCAATTGGATTATGCGCGAACCTGGTTCAGGGACTCAACAAATTTTTGAACAAGCTTTACTTAAATGGGGAATTGCGCCTAGTCAACTCAAAGTTATTTTTGTTTTAAATAGTAGCGAAATGATCAAAACTCTCGTTGAAAAAGGTATTGGCGCAGCGGCTGTTCCCGAATTAATGGTTAAAAAAGAAATTCAATTTTCGACGATTCATTGTGTCAAAATTGAACATCCAACTCAAGATATAACTTTTGATATTATTAGACCTATTTTACTTACTAAGCATCGTCAACGTTTTCAGACTAAAATTTCTAAAGCTTTTGAAACAATGTTAATGAAACCAGACAAAAATCTGGAACTTTTAGTAGAAAGAATTGGCAATGTAGAATAGGAAACAGAATGAATTATCAAAAACCCAAGCTGTTCCTAATTTTCCCTTAAATCATCTAATTCTAGCTCTAACACTTTGTTAGTATCATTACCCATAACTAAAGGTAGTTTACCGTCCCATTTTTCGATTGTTTGTTTTTTAAGAAGTTCATTATTTAAGGTAGCCTGAATAAGTCCTTGTGCTTCAGCTTCTCCTCTAGCTAAATTTACTTTGGCTTCGGCTTCTTTTGCTGCTTTAATTGCCATAAATCCTGCCTTCTTGGCTTCTTGTTCGGCAATTTGTTTGGTTTCTACAGCTTCGCCAAATCTCTCAGAAAAGTGAACATGAACTAGAGAAATATCATCAACTGCAAGATAGTATGGAGTGAGTCTTTCAGTCAAAAAATTATCTACTTCTGCTTTAACTTGTCTTCTTTTAGTAATAATTTCTTCGGCGGTATATTCAGCCATAACTGCTTTAAGCACTTCTTCTACAGCAGGCTCAATAATTCGATCGATTATTGCACTTTCATTACCAATTTGCTGAAAAATTAAATTAGTTTTTTCGGGCATAATATGCCAGTTAAGAGCAACATCGGTAAAGACATCTTGAAGATCTTTGGAAGAAGCTTCTGCTGATTCTTCTTGTTTTTGTACCCGAACACTTAATTTTTTGACGGTATTAACTAAAGGTATAATCAAATGAATTCCCTCTGATAATACTCGATCTTGTACTTGACCAAATTTAATTAATACGCCTCGTTGCCCAGGATTAATAATTACAAAAAAACTGCAAAATATTACAATTAATGCTAAAGACAAAAAGATTTTACTAGCAAGTAAAGTATCTTTACTAGTTTGACGATTTGATTTTAAGTTTGTATTTTGCTCATTTAATTTTGTATTCATAAAATAGGTGGAGTTAAATTTGATTTTATATTTCGTAGTACCATACTTCTTCTTCTCGCACTATAATTCGACTAAGAGGAAGACGCTCAATAATTCCTTGCTTTTGTAGTTGTTTGAAAGCACGAGTAATACTAATCCTAGTTACACCCAAGATTTCGGCTAGATCTTGATGAGTAAGTTTAAAATCAATTAAATATCCAATTTCTATTTGACGACCAAATTTTTTAGCTAGCCAACTCAAAAACTTGATCAATGCTATATCAAGTTTTTTAGAACTACGAATAATACTTAATTCCTCGAATTGCTGAATTTGATTAAGTAAATTAGTTGTTAATTGATGTTCATCTTTCCAAGCAAAACCAATCACTTCTACTGCTGTCAGACACTCTATAGTATAGGGATCTACTTTGGATAAAGCTTGCCCAACCAGATCTCCTTGTCCCCATAAACCTAAAGTGATCATTGAACCATCTTCCAGCCAAGTTAAAGTGCGTACTATTCCTGTTTCAATTTTCCAAAGCTTATATGTATTAATGGGAAATGTCGCACGGCGTTGAAAGCAATAATAATTGCCTTGAGCAACCAGATTAGATAAAGAATAGTTGGAATTATACATGGATAAATAATTTAGGAACGAACAAATGATTTTGCTTCTTTTAGTTGAATAAATACTTGTTGTCCTGGGTGTAAAGCTAATTTAAAAAACTTATCTCGACTTAAATGAACATTTAAGAGCAAATTTTCTTCGGTTACTAATTCAGCTTGGACTTGATGGCCTAAATTTATTACTCGTTGTAATTTACCAGTTGCTACTTTTTCATGAGGAGAAGTTAGAAGTTCAATATCGTGAGGACGTATAAAAAATTGATGTTCATCATGGCTTTTTAAACCTAACTTTTGGCAAAAATCGCAGTGATGGGGCAGAATATTTACATCGCCAATAAAACCCATGACAAAAGGATTAGCAGGGCGATCGTAGATTTCTGCACTTGTTCCTACTTGTTCGATTTTACCTCGATTCATAATTACAATTTGATCGGCTACTTCCATAGCTTCTTCGCGATCGTGAGTGACTAAAATGGTCGTAACGCCAACTCGTTCGTGAAATTTACGCAACCATGTACGCAGTTCTTTGCGGACTTTGGCATCTAATGCACCAAACGGTTCATCTAATAATAAAACTTGGGGATCTACAGCTAAAGCACGAGCCAGAGCAACTCTTTGTCTTTGTCCGCCAGAAAGCTGATTAGGATAGCGATCGCTCAATCCTGATAACTGAATTAATTCTAATAGTTCTTTTACCTTGTTTTTTATATCTAAAGGGGAATATTTGCGAATCACTAATCCAAAGGCAATATTTTGCGAAATGGTTAAATGTTTGAATAGAGCATAGTGCTGAAAAACAAAACCAATGTTGCGCTTTTTAATATCGAGATAAGTAGTATCTTGTTCGTTAATATAAATTTTACCTACATCGGGAGGTTCTAACCCTGCGATCGCTCTCAATAAAGTTGATTTTCCCGATCCCGAAGGCCCTAATAAAGCTACTAGACTACCTGAAGCTATGTTTAAATCGATCTGATTTAAAGCTTGAAAATTTCCAAATTGCTTTGATATTTTCTCAATGACAATACTCATAAATTTTTTTGGAGTCAGCGAATGTTGTCAGTTGGATCTATTTTTTTAAATTAAAAACCATCTAAAAAATTTAGCTAAATTTCAGTTTTAATAAGTATTTTTTGACTTTTAAAACCTAGAACTTATTTTTGGTAAAACAGATATTTTTGCTCATTTGATAAATTACAACTTCTTGTGGCTACAGAATGTTAAGCAGTAAAAATTGAACCCGTAAACTTTATCTTACCGTAGATTTTGATTTAAAAGCCGTCAAAAGATATTCGATAAATTTTATTTATTAAATCAACAAAAAAGAATATTTGATTTTATTCAAAACTTTTCTTAAAGTGAAATAGTCCTTGGAAAGTAAGCCGGCAAAAACTGAAAAAGGTCAAAAAATTGAATCTTAAGTTCTTGAATCCAATTGAGAGAACCATGAAATAGAGAATCTACTTATGACGACCAGAATCCAACATAGGCAGAATAGTCAGGGTTTAAAGCCTGATTGCCTATCTTTCAAAGAAGTTTTAGCTCAATCTTTCGCAGTTATCGCACCCACTACTATACCAGCATCTAATTTAGGTCTAATAGTTGCTCTCTCTGGCAACGGGACTTGGCTTAGTTTTTTAATCGGCTTAGTCGGCTTAATTTTAGTCAGTATCAATATCAACCAGTTTGCTAGTCGTTCTGCTTCTCCTGGTTCGCTTTATTCCTATATCGTTCAAGGATTGGGAGCAACCGCAGGTGTTATTTGTGGTTGGAGTTTGGTAATGGCTTATCTGTTTACAGGTATGTCGGTTTTGTGTGGATTTGCTAATTTCAGTGGCGTTTTATTCGGTCATTTAGGGATTCATTTTTCCAGCATAACTTGGTTGTCCATCGGTGCGGGTATTGCTTGGTACGCTGCTTATAAAGATATTCAATTATCAGCTAAAGCAATGTTCTGGTTAGAAGGAATTTCGCTATTGCTCATCTTATTATTGGGTTATTTCATTTGGCAATACCAAGGTTTTGCCCTCGATATGTCGCAATTAACTCTACAAGGAGTTACACCAGGAAATTTAGCTACAGGCTTAGTTTTAGTAATGTTTGGCTTTTCTGGTTTTGAAAGTGCTACTTCTTTGGGACACGAAGCCAAAAAACCTTTAAAAACTATACCGAAAGCGGTGATGGGTAGTGTGATTTTGGCAGGTATATTCTTTATTCTCATGACCTATGTTGAAGTTCTCGCTTTTAATAGCGCGGGAATATCTATTACAGAAGTTGAAGAACCTCTGGGTTTTTTGTCTCGTCAATTAGGAATGGGTTGGCTAGGAGAATTAATTGGTATTGGAGCTTTATTTAGCTTTTTTGCCTGTGTTCTAGGTTGTATTAACCCCGCAGCTCGAATTTTTTTCACAATGGCGCGTCATGGTTTATTTCCTGCTTCAATGGGGAAGACTCATTTGGCTAATCGAACACCACACGTTGCTGTAACGATTTGCTCTTTCTTGGTCTTTTTAGTTCCTGCTTGCTTATGTTTATTCGGGGTTAAATTATTTGCCAGCATGGGTTATTTAGGCGCAATGTGTAGCTATGGATTTTTAACTGTTTACACTTTGATTTCTCTGGCTGCACCGATTTATCTACACAAAATTAAGCAACTACGGTTTCAAGATCTAATTTTTTCTGTAGGCGCGATCGCTTTTATGATGATCCCTGTATTAGGTTCTGTAGGAATTCCTGGTAGTCAAATGTTTCCACCTCCAGAAGCTCCTTACAATGTCTTCCCTTACTTGTTTTTAGTTTATCTCACCCTAACTTCTGGTTGGTTTATCTGGCAGAAATCCCGTTTCCCAGGAATTACTAGATCGATGAGACGAGGTATGGAAGAAATCCAAGAACAGTTTGCTACCCCCGAAAAAGTAATCATCCCTTCCATCTCAGGAAGACAGCTACGCTCCCAGACAACCAGAATTTATCAAAATAAAGATTAAGGAGCAAAAATAAAATAATGAGTGGAATAGTTACAACAATTCCTACAGGTTTAACTGCCTTTTGTGCGACTAACTTAGATGATATTCTCGTGCTGTTGGTCTTGTTTTCCCAGGTAAATAAATCTTTTCGTCGCCGACATATCGTCGCAGGTCAATATCTTGGCTTTACAATTCTAGTCCTAGCTAGTTTGCCTGGGTTTTTTGGTAGCTTAATTTTACCTAAACCTTGGATCGGCTTATTGGGGATTGTTCCCATCGTTATCGGAATCAGTCGTTTGCTAGAGGAACAAACTGACGATCTCGAAGAGGACGAAACAGAAATAGCTTCAGAATCTTCTGGCTTAAGTTTTCTATCTCCTCAAACCTATGGCGTGGCAGCAGTTACTTTTGCTAATGGAGGTGATAATATCGGTATTTATGTACCATTATTTGCTAATAGTACTTGGTCTAGTTTATTGGTAATTGTGGGAGAATTCTTTTTGCTCGTAGGAATTTGGTGTTACGCTGCTTATAAACTGACGAAAACCAAAGCGATCGCCGATTTAATAACCAGTTATGGCAATAATTTAATTCCTTTTGTTTTAATTGGTTTGGGGGTTTTAATTTTGCTCGATAGCCAAACTCTTTTAGATCCAACTTTAACCGTTATCGCTTTACTGGTAAGCAGTTTTGCTTTGATGAGTTTAAGTAAAAATTTAGAAGCTAATAGCTGATAGCTGATAGCTAATAGCTATGAACTAGTAAACTTAAACGAAGCTAATTCACATCAAGCGTACATTATGAGTTGGTGGATACAAGCAGCGATCGCAGGAAGTACAGCATTCATCGCAACTAATATCGATGATATCTTGATCTTGATGTTGTTCTTCTCTCAAACCAATAGCTCTTTTCGTCGTCAACACATTGTAGTTGGTCAGTATTTAGGTTTTATAGCTTTAGTCATAGCTAGTCTACCTGGCTTCTTTGGCGGTTTGATTATACCGCGAGCTTGGATTGGATTATTGGGAATTTTACCAATTGCGCTCGGTATTGTTAGTTTGGTTAACAATAAAGAAGATGAGCCAGAAATTCAAACAGTCTCAGATACAGCAGCCAAAAATCTATTTGTCATAATCGCACCCCAAACCTATAAAGTTGCAGCCGTCACCTTTGCCAATGGTGGAGATAATATTGGTATTTATGTACCTTTATTTGCTAGTAGTAATTTAGCCGAATTAGCAGTTATTTGCTTAACTTTCTTGGTCTTAATTGGAGTGTGGTGTTACGTAGCTTATCGCTTGACTCGCCATAGAGCGATCGCACATATCTTAACCAAATACGGAGAACGTATTGTTCCCTTTGTTTTGATTGGGTTAGGAATCTACATTTTGCTAGAAAACGATACCTACCAACTGTTCCTTTAACTTCAATTTAAGTAAGTCAAAATTTTTCCCTGTTCAAGTGACATTGTTTTTGTCGCCAATAAAGAATGACTAACAACTAACAATTAAATTAGGAGAAAATCCATGAAACTCTGGAAAACTATTTTATTAGGTTTATTGCTTTGTTTAAATTTGGCGATCGCTCCATCAGCGTTAGCCGATCAACCAAATTTTCAAAAAAATCCCGATTATATTGAAATAAGCGACAATCTCACTAAGTTATTTGAGGCACAAGCTAATAAATCCTTACCCGAAGGACTAACCTCCAGCCAAGTAGAGCAAAAAATTGCGCGACTACAATTGGCAAAATATATTATAGAAAATGGCGAAGGTAATACAGAATGTCGTAACGAAACAGGAAAAAGTATCGCAGTTTACGGTTCTAAAAGCAAAAAAACTGATACTAATTACGATAATGCTCTTTATCTTTTGCCAGATGGTCAGACTACTGACGAAGACTGGAATTGTGAAGGAGTTTATTTACCTAATGATGCCAAGGTAGCAGGTTTAGATTTAGATAGTGCAGCAGCAGTTAAAGTTCTCAATGGCACTAAATTAATAATCAAAGTCAACCCCGACACTGGGGTTTATGAATTTAATCTTCCTCCTACCAAAATATTTAAAGCTGGCGAAGCAAACTGGGATATTCCCGATCTGACTCAAGCAAGTCTTGATGTTCAATATCCCAAAGCACCAGTTGACGACTAATCAACATAGAGGCGCAAGTAATACTTGACAGAAGTAATAAGTAAAGATTTATGAGAAACATATACGTTTCAACTAACAGCTTTATTTATGCTGTAGTTTACAAGGCTTGCGCCCTTTAATTAGCTTTTAACTTTTCCTGTCAAGCAGGACAATGTAACTTTTAACTTGAGAGTTTTATTGATGCTGTTACCATTCAAATCGATCAAACCAGAAAAAAATTACGACTCTTCTGAAAAACCAAGACGCAGAAATTCTTCTCGTATCAGAGATCATTTAGCCAACGAGCGCACTTATCTGGCGTGGATGCGAACTGCAATTTCTTTAATGGGTTTTGGGGTGGTTATCGTACGCCTACGCTTTTTTAGACCACCTGTAGCCACTAGCCCTGGTAATGGCTGGAAGTTAGGATTAATCTTTTCTTTAGTGGGTTTGGTGACAGTATTGCTTTCAACTCGTCATTACTTTTCCGTGCGTCACGATATCGATGAAGATACTTATGAACCAGCAGATCGTTGGATATTGGTTTTTAGTCTCGCTGTAGTACTTTTGGGTGCAGGTATTATTTACTACGTCTTTACCTTACCTCTTAATCCAATTAATACTCTCGTATTTGAATAATTGAGAATTTAATCGTTTGTAAGTGTCTAAGAGGATGTCTGAGAACTCAATTTTGTTATGCTTAGACCCTAGCAGATCCCCCCTAGCCCACGGCAGTCGCTACAACGGAGGAAACCTCCGCAACGCGCTGCCTCCCCTTAACAAGGGGGGAATCGGAATCAAAGTCCCCCTTAACAAGGGGGATTTAGGGGGATCTACCCACTGGAAACGGAGCAATTAGACTTTTCAGATATCCTCTAAGCAAAATTAATTCAAAAAGGCGATCACATCCCATTTACGTTCAAGCGCTCGCAATTTATAAAAATTTTTACAATCACTTCTATTTATCGTTTTGAAAAAGAATA contains:
- a CDS encoding prohibitin family protein yields the protein MNTKLNEQNTNLKSNRQTSKDTLLASKIFLSLALIVIFCSFFVIINPGQRGVLIKFGQVQDRVLSEGIHLIIPLVNTVKKLSVRVQKQEESAEASSKDLQDVFTDVALNWHIMPEKTNLIFQQIGNESAIIDRIIEPAVEEVLKAVMAEYTAEEIITKRRQVKAEVDNFLTERLTPYYLAVDDISLVHVHFSERFGEAVETKQIAEQEAKKAGFMAIKAAKEAEAKVNLARGEAEAQGLIQATLNNELLKKQTIEKWDGKLPLVMGNDTNKVLELELDDLREN
- a CDS encoding DUF2232 domain-containing protein, with translation MSREDYQDSLSDVTNQVDEDEINWVDQEDSEVAHTDPVFSRTKVSKQTTVTTNTVVMVETAFLASTASLIWLINFYFPVGPFLKIFFPIPIALIYLRRGNRASWMAAIVSSLLLLVLMGPIRSLFFLMPYGLMGVILGTCWQRRFSWLFSIASGAVIGSLGLFFRFWLNSILIGENLWVYVITQTTNFLDWVFFQLGILAQPNFALIQTLVIISVLIQNLVYLFAVHLVALMLLDRLDNPIPRPPEWVRVLLDY
- a CDS encoding APC family permease, whose amino-acid sequence is MTTRIQHRQNSQGLKPDCLSFKEVLAQSFAVIAPTTIPASNLGLIVALSGNGTWLSFLIGLVGLILVSININQFASRSASPGSLYSYIVQGLGATAGVICGWSLVMAYLFTGMSVLCGFANFSGVLFGHLGIHFSSITWLSIGAGIAWYAAYKDIQLSAKAMFWLEGISLLLILLLGYFIWQYQGFALDMSQLTLQGVTPGNLATGLVLVMFGFSGFESATSLGHEAKKPLKTIPKAVMGSVILAGIFFILMTYVEVLAFNSAGISITEVEEPLGFLSRQLGMGWLGELIGIGALFSFFACVLGCINPAARIFFTMARHGLFPASMGKTHLANRTPHVAVTICSFLVFLVPACLCLFGVKLFASMGYLGAMCSYGFLTVYTLISLAAPIYLHKIKQLRFQDLIFSVGAIAFMMIPVLGSVGIPGSQMFPPPEAPYNVFPYLFLVYLTLTSGWFIWQKSRFPGITRSMRRGMEEIQEQFATPEKVIIPSISGRQLRSQTTRIYQNKD
- a CDS encoding Crp/Fnr family transcriptional regulator — translated: MYNSNYSLSNLVAQGNYYCFQRRATFPINTYKLWKIETGIVRTLTWLEDGSMITLGLWGQGDLVGQALSKVDPYTIECLTAVEVIGFAWKDEHQLTTNLLNQIQQFEELSIIRSSKKLDIALIKFLSWLAKKFGRQIEIGYLIDFKLTHQDLAEILGVTRISITRAFKQLQKQGIIERLPLSRIIVREEEVWYYEI
- a CDS encoding cadmium resistance transporter; translated protein: MSGIVTTIPTGLTAFCATNLDDILVLLVLFSQVNKSFRRRHIVAGQYLGFTILVLASLPGFFGSLILPKPWIGLLGIVPIVIGISRLLEEQTDDLEEDETEIASESSGLSFLSPQTYGVAAVTFANGGDNIGIYVPLFANSTWSSLLVIVGEFFLLVGIWCYAAYKLTKTKAIADLITSYGNNLIPFVLIGLGVLILLDSQTLLDPTLTVIALLVSSFALMSLSKNLEANS
- a CDS encoding Crp/Fnr family transcriptional regulator, producing the protein MEDQSRYLESNINHDELIQLVPFMSDLPEDSIHKIAAHFVTISHPPNQVLLLENDWGGSVYFILEGWVKIRTYNLDGKEVTLNILGRGEIFGEMAAMDKMPRSTDAIALTKTLIGRIPAEDFVNLINTEPMAGVQLVQLMAKRLRQVNRRLQLREASSISRVADAILFLVEGQGTEGDKGTEIPNLPHREISSLSGLARETVTRVLTKLEKKGLIERNADSMRIPDLPALEDTIC
- a CDS encoding cadmium resistance transporter; translated protein: MSWWIQAAIAGSTAFIATNIDDILILMLFFSQTNSSFRRQHIVVGQYLGFIALVIASLPGFFGGLIIPRAWIGLLGILPIALGIVSLVNNKEDEPEIQTVSDTAAKNLFVIIAPQTYKVAAVTFANGGDNIGIYVPLFASSNLAELAVICLTFLVLIGVWCYVAYRLTRHRAIAHILTKYGERIVPFVLIGLGIYILLENDTYQLFL
- a CDS encoding glyoxalase, whose product is MMTTAIFHLAIPISNVTQAKEFYADSLGCAVGRENKSAVIFNFYGTQLVGHVTQELLSRQSGIYPRHLGLILPTKLAWQQLGDRAQAKNVTFYHPPKLRFPNQPLEHYCFFLEDPFYNLLEFKYYTQPEVIFGGRQSSLIGDTAVTN
- a CDS encoding LysR family transcriptional regulator, encoding MTLEQLRIFLAVVEHLHFTRAANALYITQPAVSAAIQNLEGEYGVKLFHRIGRHIEITEAGKLLEIEAQIILDRVTITQRGLKELNDLQKGELKLGASFTIGNYWLPEKISKFKQIYPNLSINCTLANADKISTGTVTGLYDLGLLAGEIKPSLQNNLEQKIVGSDRLQIVVGKSHPWYERQTINVQELTTTNWIMREPGSGTQQIFEQALLKWGIAPSQLKVIFVLNSSEMIKTLVEKGIGAAAVPELMVKKEIQFSTIHCVKIEHPTQDITFDIIRPILLTKHRQRFQTKISKAFETMLMKPDKNLELLVERIGNVE
- a CDS encoding DUF202 domain-containing protein; its protein translation is MLLPFKSIKPEKNYDSSEKPRRRNSSRIRDHLANERTYLAWMRTAISLMGFGVVIVRLRFFRPPVATSPGNGWKLGLIFSLVGLVTVLLSTRHYFSVRHDIDEDTYEPADRWILVFSLAVVLLGAGIIYYVFTLPLNPINTLVFE
- a CDS encoding response regulator transcription factor — encoded protein: MTTVLIVDDLNSIREFLKINLSSEPDIKVVGLADNGKRAISQVEEHQPDIILMDINMPGEIDGIQATERIVSRFPQSKILLLTSQDDQKQLERALKAGSRGYILKNTSVKDLANIIRLAEKGFFQIGPIFGNWDGTLHNLTQASARELEITREVGATAIIPHDFGYPVETPQTLQMNHTLSNFSSELLQLQKTIKLQENTIVSLTNQYSQVQHEINQKLRKRRLDSPSRSLHQNLGFTLYGPRFIQRQIKNHQHLLFISSFFLGVISVFFLLFIIMLVG
- the cysA gene encoding sulfate ABC transporter ATP-binding protein, which codes for MSIVIEKISKQFGNFQALNQIDLNIASGSLVALLGPSGSGKSTLLRAIAGLEPPDVGKIYINEQDTTYLDIKKRNIGFVFQHYALFKHLTISQNIAFGLVIRKYSPLDIKNKVKELLELIQLSGLSDRYPNQLSGGQRQRVALARALAVDPQVLLLDEPFGALDAKVRKELRTWLRKFHERVGVTTILVTHDREEAMEVADQIVIMNRGKIEQVGTSAEIYDRPANPFVMGFIGDVNILPHHCDFCQKLGLKSHDEHQFFIRPHDIELLTSPHEKVATGKLQRVINLGHQVQAELVTEENLLLNVHLSRDKFFKLALHPGQQVFIQLKEAKSFVRS